The DNA segment ATAATTGTCATAAATCAGAACCTTGATTAACATTTTATAGTgtggagtgggtctcatgtgagaccgtctcaaagaTCCTAATATGTtaaacgggtcaaccctaccgatattcacaataaaaattaatattctttacataaaaagtaatacttttttcatgaatgactcaaataagagatccatctcacaaactacgacctgtgagaccgtctcacacaagtttttgcctttagtGTGTTGTTTCAAATGGTGGAGGAGGCATTAAAAAGTTTGCTTTCTCGGACGACCGTCTCCCAACCGTTCCTGGATTTCAACTTGATCCCTATATGTGGACTGTGGCTTAGTCAAGACCATAGCATTGGTTCTGCTATGTTTTTGAGAAGGAATAAATCTTAAATAATTCCGTCGCAATTGGCGACAAAATCATTGCCAAAATCTTCGCTAATTAAATTTATGCgacgtttttttttaattttcgtaGCTAAAAATAGCTACTGTTGGTTCAAAAATGTCGCTAAATTGGCCACGGTTTTCAAAACCGTGGTAATTTGGCCACGTTTTAACAAAACCATGGGTAAATtcaatttagcgacggtttcgtcaaaaactgtcgctaaattagtGACAGAACTTAAAAACCGTCAGTAATTCAACGGCAATTTTTGACAAAACCGTCGCGAAaactaattttagcgacggtttttctggCTTGGACTTAGCTCATAACATTTTTACTATCGAGCATAATCCAAACTGCGATGCATGTAGTTTGTTCAATGAAATGGATGTATATTTCAAAAACCGAATATGTTTTAAGTTTGTTCAATGAAATGGATGTATATACTCAAAATTGATCATGGATGgaatgatattataaattacATTACATTGAATAATACAATAAATCAAACTTCATAAGATATTAGAACCAATACACATTGATCATGTAGATATAgagttaaaagaaaataaaatcaaactaAGGTATGTAATATGTACAATTTCCTTAAAACATATTCGTCCCTTCCTATGGTGTTTGAAGTTCACTATTGAAGATTGTTTCTCTGGATACAACGGTGATATCTGCAACAACTTAGCACAAAGTCCGATACAAGCAAATTGAATTGTACATGAACTTGATCGCGATTTAGAAAGATATAGCAGTGACAGAAGTCGAGAGAAAAGACAAACAACAGAATGTGAAGAATAGTTGTTTGAAATGGGGAAGGTGTGTACATATAAAGGTAAATGATTGACCCTTGAGAATACCAAATGTAATTTGCCCTTTCGAAACACCAAAAGTTATTGGCCATTCGGAAAACCAAAAGTGAAACTCACTTAATCAGAATAATATGATCCAAAGCTCATTACATGAgctatttaatttttcattcactataaaactaatataaaacatatttgACGTCACGTTGTCTGCTCTTCCAAATAAATCTTTAGTGTGTTTCATATTAGATAGTAAAAACAAATTGTTTAGGATGGGTAACTCGTTCAATGTGGGGGTGAATAAACATCTCTAAGAATTTACAATTTTCAAACTATAGGTGGGTTAACATACAAAATCCTATTCTCAATTAGTTCAGCCTCACAAACAACTTTAAGAGATCTTTTCTTGGCTGGTGAAGAATGGGAAGGAAAGACTTCAAGTTTTGAATGTTCAAGCCCTTTAGCGTTCTTTCGTCGTTCTTTGTAAATGTTTGTACTCTCCGTTTCTGCAACTCTGTACTTTTCTTTATTGGTAAAGACGatggaattttatgaaaaagactgatATTTGACTAATTGCTAATACGAggcttattattatttgattaacaatgccggatgtcaccgacgcctcGAGATGCGTGACAGATCTTTTCAAGGTACGGAAATAGTCTGGTGGATTTATGAATATTCGTTCTGAAGACACAAATAAAATCAACTCAGATTTCTCGAGAATCATTGTATCATACTTGCTCGTATCACTTGAATTAAAATGCTTTGCCATTACAAGATTGTTGCAAAGCCTACGCTGCGATGCAGATTGTCGGTTTCTACTGAATGGCACCGCAAGAAAAGCCTTCTTTATGTATAATTATATGAGGGCCATGAGCATATCATGACTCTCCGGATACTACAGTTTAGTTCATTCAGCATTCAGCTGCTCTGCGACAAGTATGAGCCCTGATTACTCGGCGTGAATAATCATCCTTCTCTAACATAAAAGCAGGAGAGGAAAATGATGGCTGCAATTTTTGGGAAAGAAATGCAAATGAAGAAGTACCTCTACTTTTCACACTCCTAAATTTTCgtcgaaaaagaaaaaaaatataagtgaTACATAAGTAACTTACACCCCAACACATATACACttaatgaaaaaggaaaattgacCAGACTTTGTGTATTTTCATTCCTTAACAAAGAGGATTGACTCTCCGTATATTTCCATCCTCTTCATGGTGCAACAAAGTGGCAGAAGGTACCTTTTCTAGCTTGACTTGATTGGGATTTTTCTGATCTTCAATTCTTTGCAGATGTAATGACAATTGAACTAAATCAACAGTGTTTGCGCCTGCAGGAGACGGATCATACTCGAGATTTTGATCACGCATATTTCGAGTAATTTCAGAGTCGATAGAGGAGGCAGTATCAGGAACTACAGGGAACGATCCTTGAGCAACCCcataaaatgatttataaacaTTCTGGTCTAGAAGATTCGTGTGCTGATTTCCCTGGAAGATAGGACAAGCCGTATATATGCAGGAAGAATTGCTTAACAACTTCTGTGATTGATCTGACAGAAGAGAGAGAGCACTGCTGGAATTTGAATCCGCAGATACCACTTGGACTGAAAATGTGTCACCGGGACAATTTTCCGAAGGGTACCGAAGATGGAATAGAGATTTTGGATGTGACAGACTGAATTTAGTTGGCACTTCTATTCGCAGTATTTGACATAGTTCGCGTTCCAACTTGACGTGCCTGCTGCAGTTAATTAGCCCCATACCTTGCTCACCAAAGAAACAACCTTCAAATATTTTCGGACAAAGCATCGTTGAGGTCGATGAATCTGTCCCAGGAAACATGGAACCTGTAAAGAAAGTTTAAACATTGAATTAGATAGTTACCCCAGACAAAAAGCAAACTAGTAAATAGCATATGtctacttttttatttttccactCAACGGTGACAAGTAGACCACAACTTACCCAATTGAGGCTTCCGCCGGCGTTGATTGTGTCCTGCGAGTCGCTTGCGACAACTACGCTTTCCTTTGTCAAACTCCGGCAATAGGTGAAACCTGCAAAGCAAATGTTCCTTAATACTTCTAAATACAGAATATCTTATGACCTTATTACACTTTGAAAATAATTCATCACTCCTGGTAGATATTTTAGCTCTCTTAAATAGA comes from the Primulina huaijiensis isolate GDHJ02 chromosome 8, ASM1229523v2, whole genome shotgun sequence genome and includes:
- the LOC140983283 gene encoding squamosa promoter-binding-like protein 6, encoding MGSLSYTFEGKGMLCADDVELDDGFVRNRNLLKEWDKESHTVPCCDSVEIVGFGESGFPDEMRKPVPGSQRFENLKYGINNNSCISMPSFSTITSNSLAGFGTKISCSTQIHDVLAVPREPNSSRCSVENSVLNSLEPLVSTKRGRITILQSGIPVCQVLDCNKDLSSSKDYHKRHRVCDLHSKTAVVIVNGLQQRFCQQCSRFHLLPEFDKGKRSCRKRLAGHNQRRRKPQLGSMFPGTDSSTSTMLCPKIFEGCFFGEQGMGLINCSRHVKLERELCQILRIEVPTKFSLSHPKSLFHLRYPSENCPGDTFSVQVVSADSNSSSALSLLSDQSQKLLSNSSCIYTACPIFQGNQHTNLLDQNVYKSFYGVAQGSFPVVPDTASSIDSEITRNMRDQNLEYDPSPAGANTVDLVQLSLHLQRIEDQKNPNQVKLEKVPSATLLHHEEDGNIRRVNPLC